One stretch of Brettanomyces nanus chromosome 4, complete sequence DNA includes these proteins:
- a CDS encoding uncharacterized protein (BUSCO:EOG09344ADH) yields the protein MAFTFGFSENDLNSETAEATSKKPSVPFTNPIDSAKITAKPKIVHLEELLPSLLGTRLSYDRITLATKKSETLFRRELFDVKQQLMAEDDFKDNSKDDLFNILIGDTDEDLKRGVYEGGLKSWECSYDLIDKLDKLDVNDQIVSLSKPFNIVELGCGTSLPSLYVFSKVIQDRKKQGTASNNTAPIRFILTDYNYEVLRLVTLPNILINWCLFALTKDQLAELQLKTDQDGNIREGEIYITDLLAQTFVNWLQSHHIALCFISGSWCRQFIKDVHSLLPNMESDTNLVVTSETIYSPPMLPVVGQMLLELTVSQESLTILTAKDIYFGVGGSINQLLEYLQENGSPFVWEVEKVDSPLKRNSILANANVTAITNLSPSLSKTNSSDLNGKANTFVNIGNLSPETEAMMAVGDYQRRNAYSEGPVCVLEPNLFLYSEPSPEQMNEFDVIINVAQEIKDYSYQITLINTKSSGKKIDYHFIPWTHSSRLVSDFPRLTQLIDKSLEANKKVLIHCQCGISRSASLILAYFMKINRADYNEAYVQLKEKAPLISPNLSLIYELIEWGQYLKTKNTCSNSEETLVDP from the exons ATGGCATTCACATTCGGATTTTCCGAGAATGATTTGAACTCGGAAACAGCTGAGGCAACTAGCAAAAAACCGAGCGTCCCTTTCACCAATCCGATCGACAGTGCTAAGATCACAGCGAAACCTAAGATAGTCCATTTAGAAGAACTACTACCATCGCTATTGGGAACAAGACTATCTTATGATAGAATAACATTGGCGACAAAAAAATCAGAAACATTATTTAGAAGAGAGTTGTTCGATGTAAAGCAGCAGCTGAtggcagaagatgatttcaaGGATAACAGCAAAGATGATCTATTTAATATTCTTATTGGAGACACCGatgaggatttgaagagggGAGTTTATGAGGGAGGGTTGAAAAGCTGGGAATGTTCGTACGATTTAATAGACAAACTCGACAAACTGGACGTGAATGACCAGATAGTATCGTTGTCTAAACCATTCAACATTGTTGAATTGGGGTGTGGAACCTCATTACCTTCTCTTTACGTATTCAGTAAAGTGATTCAGGACCGAAAGAAGCAAGGTACTGCCTCTAATAATACTGCTCCCATAAGATTTATCCTAACAGACTACAACTATGAAGTGCTTAGATTGGTAACATTACCTAATATTCTCATCAACTGGTGTCTATTTGCATTGACGAAAGACCAACTAGCCGAACTTCAACTCAAAACGGACCAGGATGGTAATAtaagagaaggagaaatcTACATAACAGATCTGTTGGCTCAAACGTTTGTCAATTGGCTACAATCGCATCATATCGCTTTATGCTTTATTTCTGGTTCTTGGTGCAGACAGTTCATCAAAGACGTACATTCACTCCTTCCAAACATGGAAAGTGACACGAATTTGGTTGTCACCAGCGAGACCATATATTCACCTCCAATGCTTCCGGTTGTTGGTCAGATGCTCTTAGAACTAACTGTCAGTCAAGAGTCACTCACAATTCTTACTGCTAAAGATATCTACTTCGGGGTGGGCGGCTCTATCAACCAACTACTAGAATATTTACAGGAGAACGGTTCTCCCTTTGTCTGGGAGGTTGAAAAAGTCGATAGTCCgttgaagagaa ATTCTATTCTAGCCAATGCCAATGTCACTGCTATTACCAACCTCTCTCCATCCCTTTCAAAAACGAACAGCAGTGATCTGAATGGTAAGGCCAATACCTTTGTAAACATTGGAAATTTATCTCCCGAAACTGAGGCCATGATGGCTGTTGGAGACTACCAACGCCGTAATGCGTATTCTGAAGGACCAGTCTGTGTGTTGGAACCAAACTTATTCCTCTATTCCGAACCTTCTCCTGAACAAATGAACGAATTCGATGTTATAATCAATGTGGCCCAGGAAATTAAAGATTATTCCTACCAAATTACTCTGATAAACACAAAATCATCCGGAAAGAAAATCGATTACCACTTCATTCCATGGACTCATAGCTCAAGACTAGTATCAGACTTTCCTAGATTGACTCAGCTCATCGACAAGTCCCTAGAGGCTAACAAAAAGGTTCTCATTCATTGTCAATGTGGTATTAGCCGTTCGGCTTCGTTGATTCTGGCATATTTTATGAAAATCAACCGGGCCGACTACAACGAAGCTTACGTTCAATTAAAGGAAAAGGCTCCATTGATATCTCCTAATCTCTCTCTAATTTATGAGTTGATTGAGTGGGGCCAATATCTAAAGACTAAGAATACTTGTTCAAATAGCGAGGAGACTTTGGTGGATCCATGA
- a CDS encoding uncharacterized protein (EggNog:ENOG41) has protein sequence MSDLSDYEAYLEDDFEPANFANGLVLSTNNPDDDSIDLLTSLKRLKFDLKDIDKRIKRSVDANCSDLLSEFENVERFSATVSELDPAWKQLNSSYSRLDTEILEPYNECNRIHSALRRIHQTSTLLRSSVYFLYLIGKIEEIDKSDQAMNRKPFKNLLLLAKLLDQVRAHLADSSYLKSLKLVRDFEQFQPSLITHCVDLCAANFKQFNVDQCDSPSILNIVNALLYLSEGTFYNQLQQLLSTKVNQSVTSITRSLNNLKSFHRVFEEVSKNAKLFATLDKLMNENPFIDPAGDRKIWDEVKVKLDMNTSLVTGFWRDVATGIEPRFRAIILKGGPISRNLKSSQDDIKSLIKQSVLSSLQDGQVGECIEVTLMLNSVHSLDLQA, from the coding sequence ATGTCGGACTTATCAGACTATGAGGCTTACTTGGAGGACGATTTTGAACCTGCGAATTTTGCGAATGGGTTGGTTCTTTCGACAAATAATCCCGATGACGACAGTATAGATTTATTAACGTcgttgaagagattgaagttTGACTTGAAAGACATTGATAAGCGGATTAAAAGGAGCGTGGATGCCAATTGCTCGGATCTTTTGAGTGAATTTGAAAATGTGGAGAGGTTTTCGGCCACCGTTAGTGAATTGGATCCTGCATGGAAACAGCTCAACTCGTCATATTCTAGATTGGACACTGAGATCCTAGAGCCTTATAACGAATGCAATCGCATCCATTCAGCTTTGAGAAGAATCCATCAAACTTCCACTTTGTTAAGATCTTCGGTGTATTTCTTGTATCTTATTGGGAAGATCGAGGAGATAGACAAAAGTGATCAAGCTATGAATAGAAAGCCTTTTAAGAACTTACTACTTTTAGCCAAGTTACTCGATCAGGTGAGAGCGCATTTGGCAGACTCTTCGTATCTAAAGTCTTTGAAGCTAGTAAGAGATTTTGAACAGTTTCAGCCGAGTCTAATCACCCATTGTGTGGACCTGTGTGCTGCTAACTTTAAGCAGTTCAACGTGGATCAGTGTGATAGTCCATCGATATTGAATATAGTCAATGCACTTCTATATTTATCAGAGGGAACTTTTTACAATCAATTGCAGCAGTTACTTTCGACAAAGGTGAATCAGTCTGTAACTTCAATAACGAGAAGTCTCAataatttgaagagtttcCATAGGGTGTTTGAGGAGGTTTCCAAGAATGCAAAGTTGTTTGCAACGTTGGACAAGTTAATGAATGAAAATCCGTTTATTGATCCAGCTGGTGATAGAAAGATATGGGATGAGGTAAAGGTTAAGTTGGATATGAATACTTCGTTGGTAACAGGATTCTGGAGAGATGTCGCTACAGGAATAGAGCCCCGCTTTAGAGCAATCATATTGAAAGGCGGTCCAATCTCTCGAAACTTGAAGTCCTCCCAAGACGACATCAAATCTCTAATCAAACAATCGGTATTAAGTTCTTTACAAGATGGCCAGGTGGGAGAATGCATCGAGGTGACTTTGATGCTTAATAGTGTTCACTCTCTAGATTTGCAAGCTTAA
- a CDS encoding uncharacterized protein (BUSCO:EOG09344DXQ~EggNog:ENOG41), with the protein MLRQSVRAFSTTAVPRMARMSLIGTIGSDLEKRTTSTGKEFIKYSVAVNSKNKTDQITSWFNVACFIPPQINFMTTYLGKGAKVYLDADVSNTSYEKTDGSKSTSLMLFQTNVEVIRFPKKPEESTESA; encoded by the coding sequence ATGTTAAGGCAATCAGTCAGAGCTTTTTCCACCACTGCGGTGCCAAGAATGGCCAGAATGTCCCTTATTGGCACAATTGGCTCGGACTTAGAGAAGAGAACTACATCTACTGGTAAAGAATTCATTAAGTACTCAGTTGCTGTCAATTCCAAGAATAAGACTGACCAGATAACTTCTTGGTTCAATGTCGCCTGCTTTATTCCTCCTCAAATTAACTTCATGACAACCTACTTGGGTAAAGGTGCTAAGGTTTATTTGGATGCCGACGTGTCGAACACTTCTTACGAGAAGACCGATGGTTCAAAGTCCACATCTTTGATGCTCTTCCAGACCAATGTCGAGGTTATTAGATTCCCTAAGAAGCCTGAGGAGTCTACAGAGTCCGCTTAA
- a CDS encoding uncharacterized protein (BUSCO:EOG09341UCD), giving the protein MNLKGLVDVAVWGGNDYVSVWDGKGWCDLMVRLEIGAYIGCYTCIFCILLNLLMIFMVNKATIWWFGHKKTRLGIEIFCSIVFPIIIIGISNVALSRRYSIYQISGCTMSFSKDRVAILVFFAWIFVWCILDFILSVGTLVLFFFKRKAAKDILVCTNSGMSMKRFLRLLIFCIFILAVLILTCINVGIRLQGLSSDFYAPDFHSKIFYNDILRYAHNSRVDLDKWIFIACSFIGFVAFGTGLDASKMYIDGIKKLPYGYKVVSKTEEWRNKYREKAKETFFAQHFGIYSDKTKDNLDTGISSVTYTPNEDYPNKEDSAVATQNYSPSTESPTNTAYEDNEKVERYINDAIDAEEIQFNFPADLERAKNALNPDAEQ; this is encoded by the coding sequence ATGAACTTGAAAGGATTGGTTGATGTGGCTGTTTGGGGTGGGAACGATTACGTCTCCGTCTGGGATGGAAAGGGATGGTGCGATCTAATGGTAAGACTAGAAATTGGTGCATACATTGGGTGCTATACTTGTATCTTCTGTATTCTGCTTAATTTGCTAATGATATTTATGGTGAATAAGGCTACAATCTGGTGGTTTGGACATAAGAAAACAAGACTAGGTATTGAAATCTTCTGCTCTATTGTGTTTCCGATCATCATTATCGGTATCAGTAACGTGGCACTTTCTCGCCGATATTCCATTTATCAAATATCAGGATGTACAATGTCCTTTAGCAAGGACCGGGTTGCAATTcttgttttctttgcttgGATTTTTGTTTGGTGCATATTGGATTTTATCTTAAGCGTAGGAACGTTGGTTctattctttttcaagagaaaagCCGCCAAGGATATATTGGTTTGTACAAACAGCGGAATGTCAATGAAAAGGTTTCTACGACTTTTGATTTTTtgcattttcatcttgGCAGTTTTAATCTTGACGTGCATTAACGTGGGAATAAGATTACAAGGACTTTCCTCAGATTTCTATGCGCCTGACTTTCACTCCAAGATTTTCTACAACGACATTTTACGGTATGCACACAACAGCCGAGTGGACTTGGACAAATGGATCTTTATTGCATGTTCTTTTATTGGATTTGTGGCTTTTGGAACTGGCCTGGATGCTTCCAAAATGTATATCGACGGTATCAAAAAGCTTCCTTATGGCTACAAAGTGGTGAGCAAAACAGAGGAATGGAGAAACAAGTACAGGGAAAAGGCAAAAGAAACTTTCTTTGCGCAGCATTTCGGAATATACTCTGATAAGACCAAAGATAATTTGGATACAGGAATATCAAGTGTTACATATACTCCCAATGAGGACTACCCCAACAAAGAGGACTCCGCGGTTGCCACACAAAATTATAGTCCATCCACAGAATCCCCCACAAACACTGCTTATGAAGACAATGAAAAGGTGGAAAGATATATAAATGATGCAATTGACGCTGAGGAGATACAATTCAATTTCCCGgcagatttggaaagagcaaagaACGCATTAAATCCAGACGCTGAGCAGTGA
- a CDS encoding uncharacterized protein (BUSCO:EOG0934394B) translates to MDYDPEVAGLLDINSSRNGLSRHDGSEDSDDEIQNWSVVASVGKRGQKDFEPLVCEEETQVLSQYDQNALWRSRNMMFSALGKKRGTIVSLDDLDKSTIYINARNPDSLFMLKGRGKFLESMGRMDSHSLCYFDYEEALYLIERGTCLARLYDEDEDKNAKYQKMLPLSLETVYSLLIHDDEQLDRYLVYSFLKRNGYVVTRHQEFDHVICEPKEDVVNYNQLTSLNPHNRMSLWTCLLARLSNWWNVSFPYKFAMSYFNVFSYLSWKVRRMSYPKPAAPKDLELQSDECKQYFIAFNVWKPMSKFKKKNPPLPDFQVVPVKAWWEFPRAQDIKYLISRARTNPETFRRKINRRTHRISHIDPNWDYSRSINMHNLKYNEHNITFAIVDSGNVNFSNLSDCCFASEGPCWRDHWLTDTKKRRKRFRKKNPAPSKPVLDDHRKDTLISSRNEPISASGLNSVES, encoded by the coding sequence ATGGATTACGATCCAGAAGTTGCCGGTTTATTGGATATTAACAGTAGTAGGAATGGACTGTCTCGGCATGATGGATCTGAGGATAGTGACGATGAGATTCAAAACTGGTCGGTTGTGGCTTCTGTCGGTAAGAGGGGCCAAAAAGATTTTGAGCCTCTTGTCTGCGAGGAAGAGACTCAAGTGCTTTCCCAATATGATCAGAATGCTCTTTGGAGATCGAGAAATATGATGTTTTCGGCTTtgggaaagaaaaggggAACTATTgtctctttggatgatcTAGATAAGAGCACCATCTATATCAATGCTCGCAATCCCGACAGTTTGTTTATGCTTAAAGGTCGAGGGAAGTTTTTAGAGTCGATGGGTCGGATGGATAGCCATTCTCTCTGCTATTTTGATTATGAAGAGGCTCTTTATTTGATTGAAAGAGGTACCTGCTTGGCTCGATTAtacgatgaagatgaggataagAATGCTAAGTACCAGAAAATGCTACCGCTTAGTTTAGAAACGGTTTACTCCTTACTTATACATGATGATGAACAGTTGGACCGCTACCTTGTCTACAGTTTTTTAAAGAGAAATGGCTATGTGGTGACCAGACATcaagaatttgatcatGTGATTTGTGAGCCGAAGGAAGATGTTGTCAATTACAATCAATTGACTTCTCTAAACCCTCACAACAGAATGTCTTTATGGACATGCCTGTTGGCACGGCTGTCCAATTGGTGGAATGTTTCGTTTCCTTACAAGTTTGCAATGTCTTACTTTAATGTCTTCTCCTACCTTAGTTGGAAAGTGAGAAGAATGTCTTATCCCAAGCCGGCCGCACCAAAAGATTTGGAACTGCAGAGTGATGAATGTAAGCAGTATTTTATCGCATTCAATGTTTGGAAACCAATgtccaaattcaaaaagaaaaaccCGCCTTTACCTGACTTCCAGGTTGTCCCGGTTAAAGCCTGGTGGGAATTTCCAAGAGCTCAGGATATCAAGTATCTAATATCGAGGGCTAGAACTAACCCGGAAACTTTTCGGAGAAAGATCAATCGTCGCACACATAGAATCTCCCATATTGATCCGAACTGGGACTATAGTAGGTCCATTAATATGCATAACTTGAAGTACAATGAGCATAATATTACATTCGCCATAGTTGACAGCGGAAATGTCAATTTTTCCAATCTCTCTGACTGCTGTTTTGCTAGTGAAGGACCCTGCTGGAGGGACCATTGGCTTACTGAtacaaaaaagagaaggaaaagattCCGGAAGAAAAATCCTGCTCCAAGCAAACCTGTTCTGGATGATCATAGGAAAGATACATTGATTTCAAGTAGAAACGAACCGATATCTGCTTCAGGCCTGAACTCTGTGGAATCTTAA
- a CDS encoding uncharacterized protein (CAZy:GH2), whose translation MTEASNSVLVLKGWQYKQADTTEWKPARKDVSATQVQADLLANGEIPDPFINRNACDIQWVGDKDWEYKLQFTVPVEGIKKSNQVLVFEGLDTFATVKLNGAEILTADNMFVKYTVDVTDKVKLNKSNELSIYFKSASLEARRLEKIHGSGYCFNGETARLQARKAQYGWGWDWGDSVMTCGPWRPVKLVSYDAGLSDVYVKVDVADTKKAKIDIQSTVEAASVVKGLSVETKVLDPNGAVVDIPASAKKVAVTGSLVSSKFDISSPALWYPRGTGEQSLYTFETSLYDAHHKLLQVNTKKVGLRHVELVQEPFEDEEGTSFFFKVNGIPVYCSGSNWIPGHSIPCLFTEPDYKKWLQLAIDGNQNMIRVWGGGYYEEDIFYSECDRLGIMVWQDFMFACGIYPTYPEFIANVCTEVEVALHRLRNHCCLALLAGNNEDYCVAESFNLEWNREDKSGDYSKTNFSARTTYEVTLPKICEKLQPDVPYHPGSPWGGNGTSDKTVGDIHQWNVWHGSQEKYQNWYKLGGRFVSEFGMEALPSLKSYRDCITDSSELYPQSEYVDFHNKAEGFERRLALYVIENIKVQGMDLENWIYATQLMQAECLSYAYKCWRRRWYGDHKRYTGGAIVWQLNDCMPVASWAIVDYYGRPKLSFYAVKRESTAIGLGMYRNEIVPKIEGVNVVAENDGPHDYSNHDYTVDIWGVNASLKDTPATLLVDVYEVESGKKINSLKPQEVVLKANQTSEFVKALEIPNDKKIVVYSRVVVDKKPIATAADWPQPLKYLKFSDRKVKFELFDGYIKLTANKPVKGVEITIKNRDVFLQDNGFDIFPTDEIIVKGDIKKTDDVSIRYYQM comes from the coding sequence ATGACTGAAGCATCAAATTCTGTTCTAGTTTTGAAAGGCTGGCAATACAAACAGGCAGACACCACTGAGTGGAAGCCTGCAAGAAAGGATGTTAGTGCCACTCAAGTTCAGGCCGATTTATTGGCAAACGGTGAAATTCCGGACCCTTTCATTAACCGTAACGCTTGTGACATTCAATGGGTTGGAGACAAAGATTGGGAGTACAAGCTTCAGTTTACTGTTCCTGTTGAAGGAATCAAGAAGTCCAATCAAGTGCTTGTCTTTGAAGGTTTGGATACCTTTGCCACTGTTAAACTCAATGGAGCCGAAATTCTTACTGCAGACAACATGTTTGTCAAATATACCGTTGATGTCACGGACAAGGTTAAATTGAACAAATCCAATGAACTCTCTATCTACTTCAAGAGCGCCTCGTTGGAGGCTCGTCGTCTCGAGAAGATTCACGGTTCGGGTTATTGTTTCAATGGTGAAACTGCTCGTCTACAAGCCAGAAAGGCTCAGTACGGCTGGGGTTGGGATTGGGGAGATTCTGTTATGACTTGTGGTCCATGGAGGCCCGTTAAACTTGTGTCCTACGATGCAGGATTGTCAGACGTTTACGTTAAGGTGGATGTTGCTGATACCAAGAAAGCCAAGATTGATATTCAGAGTACCGTTGAAGCTGCTTCTGTCGTCAAAGGACTCTCTGTTGAGACAAAGGTTCTGGATCCAAACGGCGCTGTGGTTGATATTCCAGCTTCTGCCAAGAAGGTGGCTGTTACTGgttctttggtttcttctaaGTTTGACATTTCTTCACCTGCATTGTGGTATCCAAGAGGTACTGGAGAACAGTCTCTTTATACTTTTGAGACATCCTTGTACGATGCACATCATAAACTACTCCAGGTTAATACCAAAAAGGTTGGTCTCAGACATGTTGAGTTGGTTCAAGAGCCATTTGAGGATGAGGAAGGTAccagtttcttcttcaaggtCAATGGAATTCCTGTGTACTGTTCCGGTTCTAATTGGATTCCTGGCCATTCGATTCCTTGCCTCTTCACGGAACCTGACTATAAGAAATGGCTACAATTGGCCATTGATGGCAATCAGAATATGATCCGTGTCTGGGGTGGAGGCTACTACGAGGAGGATATATTCTATTCTGAGTGTGATAGACTAGGTATCATGGTCTGGCAAGACTTTATGTTTGCATGTGGTATCTACCCAACTTACCCTGAGTTCATTGCTAACGTGTGTACAGAAGTTGAGGTTGCTTTGCACCGTCTTAGAAATCACTGCTGTTTGGCTCTTTTGGCTGGTaataatgaagattatTGTGTGGCTGAAAGTTTCAACCTCGAGTGGAACCGTGAAGATAAGTCAGGTGATTATTCCAAGACTAATTTCTCTGCTCGCACTACTTACGAGGTCactcttccaaagatttGCGAGAAGTTGCAACCCGATGTTCCATATCACCCAGGTTCGCCATGGGGTGGAAATGGTACCTCAGATAAGACAGTTGGTGATATCCATCAGTGGAATGTTTGGCATGGATCTCAAGAGAAGTATCAGAATTGGTATAAGCTAGGTGGAAGATTTGTCTCTGAATTCGGTATGGAGGCACTTCCATCTTTAAAATCTTATCGCGATTGCATCACTGACTCTTCTGAGCTCTACCCACAGAGTGAATATGTTGACTTCCACAATAAGGCTGAAGGCTTCGAGAGACGTTTGGCTTTATATGTCATTGAGAACATCAAGGTTCAAGGTATGGACCTCGAGAACTGGATTTATGCTACCCAGCTCATGCAGGCAGAATGTTTAAGTTATGCTTATAAGTGCTGGCGTAGACGTTGGTATGGTGATCATAAGCGTTACACTGGTGGTGCCATTGTCTGGCAGCTTAACGATTGTATGCCTGTGGCTTCTTGGGCCATTGTCGATTATTACGGTCGTCCAAAGCTCTCTTTCTATGCTGTTAAGCGTGAGAGTACCGCTATCGGTCTAGGTATGTACAGAAACGAAATTGTGCCAAAGATCGAGGGTGTTAACGTTGTTGCTGAAAATGATGGTCCTCATGATTACTCTAATCATGACTACACTGTGGACATTTGGGGAGTGaatgcttctttgaaggatactCCTGCAACCCTTTTAGTCGACGTTTATGAGGTTGAAAGTGGTAAAAAGATTAACAGTTTGAAGCCCCAGGAAGTTGTCTTGAAGGCTAACCAAACTAGTGAGTTTGTCAAAGCTTTGGAGATTCCTAACGATAAGAAAATTGTTGTTTATTCTAGAGTCGTCGTTGATAAAAAGCCTATTGCTACCGCTGCAGACTGGCCTCAGCCTCTCAAGTACTTGAAATTCTCTGACAGAAAGGTGAAGTTTGAGTTGTTTGATGGTTACATCAAGCTAACGGCAAACAAACCTGTCAAGGGTGTTGAGATCACTATAAAAAATAGGGATGTCTTTTTACAGGATAACGGTTTCGATATTTTCCCAACCGATGAGATAATCGTCAAGGGTGATATCAAAAAGACTGATGACGTTTCGATCCGTTACTACCAAATGTAG
- a CDS encoding uncharacterized protein (EggNog:ENOG41): MQKLDVLNRGYGGYNSKHGKVILPHIIDAEDTKFTKIRLMTIFWGTNDAVDTFQHVDIKEYEENIDAMVKLAKKNDINVIVIGPALHDTTAYTKLYEEGAVEFKDTAKSSVNGRYSEVAKKVAADNNVPFVDIWTLFVKYGGWENIDPDEINSKNYPKIKELLMDGIHFMPEGYRILFEGIQEAIKNYYPELYFEKLPEHLAAWDNIDDSNLETSLFANEPL, encoded by the exons ATGCA AAAGCTTGATGTGTTGAATAGAGGTTATGGAGGTTACAATTCAAAACACGGTAAAGTTATTTTACCCCACATCATAGATGCTGAAGATACAAAGTTTACCAAGATCAGGTTGATGACCATTTTCTGGGGAACTAACGATGCCGTCGACACTTTCCAGCACGTTGATATtaaagaatatgaagaaaataTTGACGCTATGGTgaagttggccaagaaaAACGATATTAATGTGATTGTTATCGGCCCAGCTTTGCACGACACCACCGCATACACCAAATTGTATGAGGAGGGGGCCGTTGAATTTAAGGACACTGCAAAATCTTCGGTCAACGGACGATACTCAGAAGTGGCCAAGAAGGTTGCTGCAGATAACAACGTTCCGTTTGTAGATATTTGGACTCTTTTCGTCAAATACGGAGGCTGGGAAAATATTGATCCAGATGAAATTAATTCTAAAAACTATCCCAAAATCAAGGAGTTGCTCATGGACGGTATCCACTTCATGCCTGAAGGTTACAGAATCTTATTCGAGGGAATTCAGGAGGCTATTAAGAATTATTATCCTGAACTCTACTTTGAGAAGTTACCCGAACATCTAGCTGCTTGGGATAATATCGATGATAGTAATCTCGAGACATCCCTTTTTGCAAATGAACCGCTTTAG
- a CDS encoding uncharacterized protein (EggNog:ENOG41), with protein MKVNAKSMPYLKPERIITKDKTGKIKVKVEAGEPIQSLVPNSDMIHVQNVLPSPPSSEPKQPNKSMKAVLSISSNDGSSTSNGIGDTAGDTTTSPDEDAGVAGESSTFFTMIPSLFRQWNMLSSSHASTPVPDARRSGMSQSRSDDGLLELYRLRVEPDTPFLSASIQQKHNIDRLAEWCIRIVADDYPQSATQVSVYSIEALVSAEKKWNPTIFSCFFLLPLHVRVRTAETLKVFSEFNKWIAECPNSVIRPDPNLFAGAMVVDAWTSLTRETPLQTDFACSNIFQKFSSTLDESAFAFQMTSVGRMLYEFLSFLSEGDRSSDQAAFWASARRKLLSFEYDMLIWPVKLSTELSVIDDDLQPSLEALVLHVLHNTLMIAYYGTAALRKGEYARNISLYSIPGLYLFISGMAKSNFITAPRIEEKWSIIAECQIVTARFLLALNREMPFDNLRESLHFHEKPILRKVSNSRGTGHFYRGR; from the exons atgaa GGTCAACGCTAAGAGCATGCCATATTTAAAGCCAGAAAGGATAATCACGAAGGATAAGACCGGAAAGATAAAGGTTAAAGTTGAAGCTGGTGAGCCTATTCAGAGTCTCGTTCCAAACTCCGATATGATCCATGTTCAGAATGTCCTACCGTCGCCGCCTTCCTCAGAACCAAAACAGCCCAATAAGTCGATGAAGGCAGTCTTGTCGATTTCCAGTAATGACGGCAGCTCTACGAGCAACGGGATTGGTGACACTGCGGGTGACACCACCACATCACCTGACGAAGATGCTGGCGTTGCCGGAGAATCTTCCACATTTTTCACAATGATTCCCAGTTTGTTCCGTCAATGGAATATgttatcttcttctcatgCGAGTACTCCAGTTCCAGATGCCAGGCGGTCAGGTATGTCACAATCACGTTCTGACGACGGTTTGTTAGAACTATATCGTCTGAGGGTGGAGCCTGACACTCCATTCCTCTCTGCGAGTATTCAGCAAAAGCATAACATTGATAGATTGGCCGAATGGTGCATTCGCATAGTTGCAGACGATTACCCGCAGAGCGCAACTCAGGTTTCTGTGTATTCTATAGAAGCATTGGTTTCTGCGGAGAAAAAGTGGAATCCAACGATCTTTTCATGCTTCTTTCTACTACCGTTGCACGTCAGAGTACGTACAGCTGAAACTTTGAAGGTCTTTTCGGAATTCAACAAGTGGATTGCCGAGTGTCCTAATTCCGTAATCAGGCCTGATCCTAACTTGTTTGCAGGTGCAATGGTAGTAGATGCTTGGACTTCTCTCACCAGAGAGACTCCTCTACAGACTGATTTTGCCTGCTCTAATATTTTCCAGAAATTTTCTTCGACTCTCGATGAGTCTGCCTTTGCCTTTCAGATGACATCAGTTGGAAGGATGCTTTATGAGTTTCTATCATTTTTAAGCGAGGGTGACAGAAGCTCCGACCAAGCTGCATTTTGGGCATCCGCAAGAAGGAAACTACTGTCATTTGAGTATGATATGCTCATATGGCCCGTCAAGTTGTCTACTGAGCTATCTGTGATTGATGACGATCTACAGCCATCCTTAGAAGCATTGGTACTTCATGTCCTGCACAATACACTTATGATTGCATACTACGGAACCGCTGCCCTTCGCAAAGGAGAGTATGCCAGAAACATATCACTTTATTCTATTCCGGGTCtctatctcttcatctcagGGATGGCCAAGAGCAACTTCATAACAGCACCAAggatagaagaaaagtgGAGCATCATAGCGGAATGCCAAATAGTCACTGCAAGGTTTTTATTGGCGCTAAATAGAGAGATGCCATTTGACAATCTTAGAGAGTCGTTGCATTTTCATGAAAAGCCGATCCTCCGAAAGGTTTCAAACTCCCGAGGCACAGGCCATTTTTACAGAGGTCGGTGA